The proteins below are encoded in one region of Ignavibacteriota bacterium:
- a CDS encoding T9SS type A sorting domain-containing protein yields MSLSSHVISRYVTRGNLFFILALWFFIALSTLFAQNISKQSEKQIEIISNAVDENQSVIFESQYDSDSFEEQSSRLVSPNDLWFWLNPYPQGNALYGLSITPSGNILAVGQFGSAVGSTDAGTTWSFLPASLVSQNRLTCIEMIDDNIGFAGGLYGTILTTNDGGASWSKLPTTFSHSVNNLSFLDANTGWIVGNAGMVGQTNDGGASWSLQSLSITKTLRDIDFVSPGNEGWLVGDAGEIYYSNDGGGTWTLQTSNTSNTLSTVFFLDANTGWAAGKSGTVCRTVDGGTTWNVVNSFPQWVTEIFFIDANTGWVVTSNGKIYRSNNGGATWVTQSSGVSSYEWLSSIKFLDVNNGFAVGLSGSILKTTNGGTAWTKASRGFNADIWSMHFPDTSSGWTVGASGSVYRTTNGGRNWTSKSITLSGYLRDVFAFDTSNVVVVGDRGKIYQSVNGGGVWLSRIAGTNANINGVYFTDASTGWAVGSRGTILKTTNGGTSWVSQLSGIPATLNDVYFTDANTGWVCGFTGIILGTTDGGDVWTALPSLTGKPLYGLSFADANLGIAVGERGTIRRTTDGGFNWDSVASGVAALLYSVKMTDLSNGWAVGTKGTILFTNDGGLSWSNQFAPTTQQLRAISAVDSTIVWAGGKAGVVLRFGTGTLLNTSTSAITNLESRNYPNPFNPSTSVIFDLPENEFITVKVFDILGREVHTLIQNKELERGNHSLSFTGDDLPSGPYFYRIISLSGKYFATGKMLLLK; encoded by the coding sequence ATGAGTTTATCATCACATGTTATCTCTCGATATGTTACGAGGGGGAATTTATTTTTTATTCTTGCGTTGTGGTTTTTCATTGCGCTATCTACTTTGTTTGCACAAAATATTTCCAAACAAAGTGAAAAGCAGATTGAAATTATCAGTAATGCAGTTGATGAAAACCAATCGGTAATTTTTGAAAGTCAATACGATTCGGATTCTTTCGAGGAGCAAAGTTCCCGTCTTGTTTCCCCGAACGATTTATGGTTTTGGTTAAATCCATATCCACAGGGGAATGCGTTGTATGGACTTTCGATAACACCCTCAGGTAATATTCTCGCAGTTGGGCAATTTGGTTCTGCCGTTGGTTCTACCGACGCCGGAACAACATGGTCATTTCTTCCCGCCTCATTAGTATCACAAAACAGACTGACGTGCATAGAAATGATTGATGACAATATCGGTTTTGCAGGTGGACTGTATGGTACTATTCTCACAACTAATGACGGAGGCGCAAGTTGGTCAAAATTGCCAACCACGTTCAGTCATTCAGTGAACAATCTTAGCTTTTTAGATGCAAACACAGGATGGATTGTCGGAAACGCAGGTATGGTAGGACAAACCAACGATGGAGGTGCATCATGGTCCCTTCAATCACTTTCTATTACGAAAACTTTACGTGATATTGATTTTGTATCACCGGGAAATGAAGGTTGGCTCGTCGGTGATGCTGGTGAAATTTATTATTCGAATGATGGGGGTGGTACATGGACGTTACAAACATCGAATACATCCAACACACTATCCACAGTTTTTTTTCTTGACGCGAATACAGGATGGGCGGCAGGTAAAAGCGGAACCGTATGTCGGACTGTTGATGGCGGTACAACCTGGAATGTTGTAAATTCATTTCCGCAGTGGGTAACAGAAATATTTTTTATTGATGCTAACACGGGGTGGGTTGTTACAAGTAACGGAAAAATTTACCGTTCAAATAATGGCGGCGCAACATGGGTAACACAAAGTTCGGGCGTTTCATCATATGAGTGGCTGTCGAGTATTAAGTTTCTTGATGTGAATAATGGCTTTGCTGTTGGACTGAGCGGTAGTATTTTGAAAACAACGAATGGAGGAACTGCATGGACAAAAGCATCGCGCGGTTTTAATGCGGATATCTGGTCAATGCATTTTCCGGATACATCTTCCGGTTGGACGGTTGGCGCGTCCGGTTCTGTGTACAGAACGACAAATGGCGGACGTAACTGGACGAGTAAATCAATTACGCTTTCCGGGTATTTGCGCGATGTATTTGCATTTGACACTTCCAATGTTGTTGTTGTTGGAGATAGAGGAAAAATATACCAGTCAGTGAACGGCGGAGGAGTCTGGCTTTCACGAATTGCTGGTACAAATGCAAATATTAATGGAGTGTATTTTACCGATGCTTCAACCGGATGGGCGGTAGGTTCCAGAGGTACGATTTTAAAGACGACAAATGGTGGAACGAGTTGGGTATCTCAGTTATCCGGAATTCCGGCAACTCTGAACGATGTGTATTTTACAGATGCAAACACAGGTTGGGTGTGTGGATTTACGGGAATCATTCTCGGCACAACCGACGGCGGAGACGTTTGGACAGCGTTACCTTCACTTACTGGTAAACCACTATACGGGTTATCTTTTGCAGATGCTAATCTTGGAATTGCGGTAGGTGAGCGCGGGACTATTCGTCGAACAACCGATGGTGGGTTTAACTGGGATTCAGTTGCTTCTGGTGTAGCGGCATTACTCTATTCAGTGAAGATGACAGACCTTTCGAATGGTTGGGCAGTTGGAACAAAAGGAACAATACTCTTTACCAACGATGGCGGGTTGTCATGGTCAAATCAGTTTGCACCGACGACGCAACAACTTCGTGCAATCAGCGCTGTGGATAGCACTATTGTGTGGGCTGGCGGGAAAGCCGGGGTTGTGTTACGTTTCGGGACAGGCACGCTTTTGAACACTTCAACCTCAGCAATTACAAATTTAGAATCACGAAATTATCCCAATCCTTTTAATCCTTCAACTTCTGTTATTTTTGATTTACCTGAAAATGAATTTATTACTGTAAAAGTATTTGATATCCTTGGGCGAGAGGTACATACTTTGATACAAAACAAGGAACTTGAACGAGGAAACCATTCACTTAGTTTTACCGGTGATGATTTACCGTCAGGTCCTTACTTCTATAGAATAATTTCATTATCCGGAAAATATTTTGCCACTGGAAAAATGTTACTCCTAAAGTAA
- a CDS encoding TonB-dependent receptor yields MKTKSYLLIFLLTTQTVLSAYDAKELFFRPINSQTSVLFQEMTEGNSDVRLDSDSDKVFPLPQMVITATRTSQNSFEIPREIVTVQQEQFEKRATRFTPDALSESPSITVQKTNYGAGAPIIRGMIGNQVLLLVDGIRLNNSTFRFGPNQYLNTVSPFLIDRIEIVEGPGSVLFGSDALGGTVNLITRDIKNQSVSGVRLLTTLSTADQSGVSRLDYTTHVGNISMNLGGGYRKHEDLRSGQGVQPATGFSGYEGDVKLRYSVNEQDELNASYQFTQYEDVPRTDKIASGDDKKYMFNPQRRELSYLSYDAYGITEFVQLMRVTLSYNRQVEGREEITTKKPTMETRDMDEIQTVGASVELHSSLNEQNLLTYGLEWYSDYVSSRRDTVNLATNFSGSVKSQFPDGTRYRTFGAFLQNQFSYNPFSVIAGVRYSAFKFQGTLGVPFGETVSTPSDVTFSLNGLYKVVENHLNFIAGISQGFRAPNVDDIAVFGKSGSGAGARFDTPSPELHPEKSINIESGLKYQDEKSNATLFFYTSNYTDLIVPKPGIYNGDDSLSGLRVYQRQNVGEAKIQGINFSGRYRLTPTLSLRSELSWTEGTNTSDNEPLSRIPPFRGIIGLTFQEEKYWFEYQNLFATEQTHLSTNDKKDFRIGPNGTAGYWIVNLRGGYSFSEQLSANMMLENVLDRHYKIHGSGVYSPGRNVILSLKIGL; encoded by the coding sequence ATGAAAACAAAATCTTATCTCTTAATATTTCTCTTGACTACACAAACAGTTCTCAGCGCTTACGATGCAAAAGAGTTGTTCTTTCGTCCAATCAATTCACAAACTTCTGTTCTCTTTCAAGAAATGACTGAAGGAAACTCAGATGTGCGTTTGGATTCTGATTCAGACAAAGTGTTTCCCCTTCCGCAAATGGTTATTACAGCAACCCGTACTTCACAAAACAGTTTTGAAATCCCCCGTGAAATCGTAACGGTTCAGCAAGAGCAATTTGAAAAGAGAGCCACGCGTTTTACACCCGATGCGCTGTCCGAATCGCCCTCCATTACTGTGCAGAAAACAAACTACGGCGCCGGCGCTCCGATAATTCGCGGGATGATAGGAAATCAGGTGCTATTATTAGTAGATGGAATCAGATTGAATAACTCCACATTTCGTTTTGGTCCGAATCAATACTTAAATACAGTCAGTCCGTTTCTTATTGATAGAATCGAAATTGTGGAAGGTCCCGGTTCGGTGTTATTTGGGAGTGATGCGTTAGGCGGAACAGTGAACCTCATTACGCGAGATATAAAAAATCAGTCTGTTTCTGGTGTGCGTTTACTGACCACGCTCTCAACTGCTGACCAGAGTGGTGTAAGTCGGTTAGATTATACAACGCATGTTGGAAATATCAGTATGAATCTCGGAGGCGGCTATCGAAAGCATGAGGATTTGCGGAGTGGTCAGGGAGTTCAACCAGCCACAGGTTTTTCCGGTTATGAAGGAGATGTGAAGTTACGATATTCTGTAAACGAACAGGATGAATTGAATGCCTCATATCAGTTTACACAATATGAGGATGTTCCGAGAACGGATAAAATTGCATCGGGCGATGATAAAAAATATATGTTCAATCCTCAGCGAAGGGAACTATCGTATCTTTCGTATGATGCGTACGGCATAACAGAGTTTGTTCAACTGATGAGAGTTACGTTGAGTTATAACCGTCAGGTGGAGGGGCGTGAAGAAATCACCACGAAGAAACCAACAATGGAAACACGAGACATGGATGAGATTCAAACAGTAGGGGCTTCAGTCGAACTTCATTCATCCTTGAATGAGCAGAATTTACTGACATATGGTTTGGAATGGTATTCAGATTACGTTTCCAGTCGAAGAGATACGGTGAATTTAGCAACGAATTTTTCCGGTTCGGTGAAATCTCAGTTCCCGGATGGAACACGATACAGAACATTCGGCGCATTTCTTCAAAATCAATTTTCATACAACCCATTTTCCGTTATTGCTGGTGTCCGATATAGTGCGTTCAAGTTCCAGGGAACACTAGGTGTACCGTTTGGGGAGACAGTGAGCACTCCGAGCGATGTAACATTCAGTCTCAACGGTCTTTATAAAGTAGTGGAAAATCATCTCAATTTTATTGCAGGAATTTCTCAAGGATTTCGCGCACCCAATGTTGATGATATTGCCGTATTCGGAAAATCAGGTTCGGGCGCGGGTGCACGGTTTGATACGCCGAGTCCTGAATTACATCCGGAAAAAAGTATCAATATCGAATCCGGGTTGAAATATCAGGATGAAAAATCGAACGCAACTCTGTTTTTCTATACATCAAATTATACAGACCTCATCGTTCCTAAACCCGGGATATATAACGGCGATGATTCATTATCCGGCTTGCGTGTGTATCAAAGACAGAATGTCGGTGAAGCGAAAATTCAGGGCATTAATTTTTCCGGGAGGTATAGACTTACACCCACCCTATCACTCCGTTCCGAACTAAGTTGGACGGAAGGAACCAATACTTCAGATAATGAACCGCTTTCAAGGATTCCGCCGTTTCGAGGAATCATTGGATTGACTTTCCAAGAAGAGAAATATTGGTTCGAGTACCAGAATTTATTTGCAACCGAGCAAACACATCTCTCGACTAATGATAAAAAGGATTTTCGTATCGGTCCAAACGGTACAGCCGGATATTGGATTGTGAATCTCCGAGGGGGATATTCTTTTTCCGAGCAATTATCGGCAAACATGATGTTGGAAAATGTCTTAGACCGGCATTATAAAATACACGGCTCTGGAGTTTATTCGCCGGGACGAAATGTTATTTTGAGTTTAAAAATTGGTTTGTGA
- a CDS encoding terpene cyclase/mutase family protein, giving the protein MTSQAQGQIDISLRKEAEHSIDFGLKWFEKNQAEDGSWSHYPAITALAVSTFLNSPQGYSEVNNTSVARGIDFILQCQKPNGGIYIDDLAGYNTAICLMALSETKNQKYTDAIQKARDFLLSLQYSEASGVTAEDARFGGIGYKDKERPDLSNLQWAIEAMKESENYKKVSEASGKEQEYSGTKTNLAVSAQLFWDNAIVFIERCQNFKTNKQSWAGDDGGFIYSPSESKAGSYTSYGSMTYAGMKSFIYSGLEKEDERVQAVFTWIQKNYTVEKNPEMGEQGLFYYYQTMAKALDVYGDDVITDSSGKQRNWRKEMIEKIISIQDGEGFWVNKNNRWWENKKELATAYALLALEHALK; this is encoded by the coding sequence GTGACATCACAAGCGCAGGGGCAAATTGATATATCCTTGAGAAAAGAGGCTGAACATTCAATTGACTTCGGATTGAAGTGGTTCGAGAAGAATCAGGCAGAAGACGGTTCATGGTCTCATTATCCGGCAATTACTGCGCTTGCGGTTTCAACATTTCTCAACAGCCCGCAAGGGTACAGCGAAGTAAATAATACCTCCGTAGCGAGAGGGATAGATTTTATTCTTCAATGCCAAAAACCAAATGGTGGAATTTATATTGATGACCTTGCAGGATATAATACTGCAATTTGTTTGATGGCGTTATCGGAGACAAAAAATCAGAAATACACAGATGCAATTCAGAAGGCGCGCGACTTTTTACTTTCACTTCAATACAGCGAAGCAAGCGGAGTTACCGCCGAGGATGCTCGCTTCGGTGGTATCGGATATAAAGACAAAGAACGGCCTGATTTATCAAACCTACAGTGGGCGATTGAAGCAATGAAGGAATCGGAAAATTATAAAAAAGTCAGTGAAGCAAGCGGTAAGGAACAGGAATATTCCGGGACGAAAACAAATCTCGCAGTTAGCGCTCAGTTGTTTTGGGATAATGCAATTGTCTTTATTGAGCGATGTCAGAATTTCAAAACGAACAAACAATCATGGGCAGGGGATGACGGTGGATTCATTTACAGTCCGAGTGAAAGCAAGGCAGGCTCATACACCTCATACGGAAGTATGACCTACGCCGGTATGAAGAGTTTTATTTATTCCGGATTGGAAAAAGAGGACGAACGAGTTCAGGCAGTCTTTACATGGATTCAAAAAAATTATACTGTTGAAAAAAATCCTGAGATGGGTGAGCAAGGGCTGTTTTATTATTATCAAACAATGGCAAAAGCGCTTGATGTGTATGGCGATGATGTCATCACCGATTCATCGGGCAAACAGCGCAACTGGCGAAAAGAGATGATTGAAAAGATTATCAGCATTCAGGACGGCGAGGGTTTTTGGGTAAACAAAAACAATCGTTGGTGGGAAAATAAAAAGGAATTAGCAACAGCGTATGCTTTGTTAGCGCTTGAACATGCGCTGAAATAA